The genomic DNA GAGGCAGCAGGCCCCCAAGTAGGCCCCTAGAGCTGGGTGGGTCCCTAGCCCAAACCTGATCCATGCAGGAGCCAGGGCTTCCCCTCCTCACACTGCCTCCCCGCCCCTGTCAAGCTGGAAGACTGAAGCCTGGGGCAGATACAGCTGGCCTGCTTCCAGCCTGCCCAGAGCTAGGTTTAGGGGTTTAACCAGGACTCTTCATCCTGTTTGTCTCCCAGGCCTGGGCCAGAGGGAGCCCAGCCTGCACCACCCAGCCTGCCCAGGCCTCCCCCAGTTAGGCAGGGAGgggcagtaaatatttgtcaatgcAGGAATGTCTACACAGGTGGACAGGTCAGATACTACGATTGTCCAATGACTGGAAAATTCCAGGAGGCAGGTGATGGCACTGCCTAAGGCTGGCAAGGgaattccccaccccaccccaccccctccccgacccacacacacccctccccgacccacacacacccctccccgaCTCGGAGTCCAGTGCTCTGCACCACCAAAGCAACTgctccacagtcagcatggagGCCACTAGCCAAGCGCCACCTCGCCCGGCCCCTGCTCAGTGCCTCCCCAAACGACTCCAGGCCCAGACGACAGAGCGCCAGAGCCCGGTCTAGCGCGGGCCCGGGACTCCACTGGCCAGACCTCCCAAACCGAGGGTTTGGGAGCTCTGGGGGCCCCAGCAGCAACCCCGCCCTCCTCCTCCGCTGCGGCCCCGCCCGGGCGCGCAACCTCGGACCCTGCGCTCCCCACCCAATGCAGCccgggccgggcggggcggggcggggcggggggttggggccgggggcggggcgccgACGACCGGACTGCCTCCAGCTCCGCGCCGGCAGCGCAGCGGCCATGGGGGCGCGGCTGGGCCGGCGGACCGGACCCGAGGCGGCCTCGGAagccggggcggcggcggggtgCGGGCCCGCGCCCTATGAGCGCCGGGTGCGCTGGCTCCGCGAGATCCAGTCCACGCTCCGCGAGCGGCGGCCCGAGCGCGCGCGGCAGCTGCTGCGCCTCCTGCGCCAGGCGAGAGAAGGAGCGGGTCggcccggggctggaggccgggGAGGGGCCAGAGCTGCAGGCTGCGGGCCTGGAAGGGGCCGGGAGGTGCTGCGGAGTTGGCCCCGGGCACGTGAGGCAGGGCTGGCCCCGGACGGGCGCACGGGCCGGGAGGGTTCCGAGGGGAGCATACGACTGGctgaggaggctgggagtcctGTCTGGGCGAGAGGGCGAGGGAGGGAAAGCAATCGGCTAGAGTGAGGACGAGTGAGgctccgggggtggggtggggtggagtggggtggtgTGAGCGTGGAAGAGAGGGCCGCGACGGTGTCCACCTTTCTGGGGTTTGAGagttcagttgtgtgtgtgttgagggtgCCCCCAAGCCCGGAGCTAAGAACACAGATTCATGCCTTGGCAGGAAAGGAGTGGCAAGGGGATGGTGGGAGGGGGACGACATCTTGTACTGAGGGGCAATGAATGGGAAGAGGGCAGCTCCCGGCTCCTccatggtgggggcaggggcggagGGAAGGCACTGCATAGGACCCTGGAGAGAGGACCCGGGAACTGATAGCCCAGCTGGTCAGCCGTGCAACCTCACCATGACACTATGGCAGCCCAGACAGAGTTACAACTCACATCACCCATCCTAACAGGCAGCTCACACTCATTGAGTACATACACCTGGCATCTGTGCATCACAACACCACATCTGGACAGGGTGAGAGCTGGGCGTGGGCACCCCTGGTCCCACACACACCGGGTACCTGAGCCAGCCTGGGGTGCCCTAGGAGAAGTGGGTTCTGGTCCCAGCATCACCACTGGGCAAACCACTTCCCTCTCTGGCCACATCCCCATTTCCCGCAGCAACTGCCACCGCAGCTGCCCTGTACTGCAATCTGAAATTAGCCATGCAGGTGTTTGGCCAGCAGGTGGATGATTagagatgggaaactgaggcttggagaacaGTGGTGAGCCTAGAGCCACAGAGCAAATTAGGGGACAGTCAAGACAGAAGCTTCTAGTCTCCCAGCCTCACTCCTGCTGCACTGGGTTTCCTTTCTCTGGGCCCAGTGGGCTGGAAAGGTGGGGCTGGCCCTTTAAGAGGAGCTGTCCAGACCAGCAGAAGGCGGGCTGTGGCTGTAGTCTGGGGCCCTGTCTGGGTCAGCCCAGGCTTACCAGCTAGCCCTCTCTTCTAGGTCCTCCCTAGCTGGCATTTGTGACTTGAATGatgtttaaaatgcaaacagCAAAGCAGCACCAAATCAGCTAGACCATCCAGAGGCACAGATCTTTGGGATGGCATCTGGACCCCTAAAGCACCagcaggacattttttttttttttaacctgggaaACCAGCTAAATTGCCCCCTTGTGTCTCAGGTCAGGATTCCTGGCCCAGGGGTCTGCCCCATAATCCACAGGGACTCTGCAGTCATGGCATTCCCACGTGGCCTAGAATCCTGTGCACAGGGGGCTTGTGCACAGAACCTGTCCCTCTGGCTTGAGGAGGGCCCAGGGTCTGAAGGCCCCTCCTGGCTATGCCTGCCCCATCGGCTTGTCAGTATGGATGctctgaaaagatgttcagggaCTCACCAGGCCTATGGGAATAACAAGAAGAGAAGCCCAAGGACTAAAGGCAGGAATGCATGGGTAGACGAGGGGCCCAATGGTCAGGTCTCTATGAGAGATGGGAGATGTGGAACCTGGACAAGGAGGCTGGTGGGTTGGGGAGGGTGGGAATGCCAGGCTGTGCATGAGTCTCTAATGTCATACAACGTCAAGAGAATTTGGTCTCCACCAAAGGGGTTAAGGGTCAAGCTTAGGTGTGTGTTCATGGATCTGGCTCTGGCAGCTCAAGGGTGGGACTAGACAGGTGTTGGGAGGCCAAGGGGCCCAGGAGGAGGCTGTTAGGGAGAGAGGCCTGCACCTCTTtgagcagtggggagggagagctAGGCAGAGAGGGGtaaggggagagggtggggtggtTCTGGGCTCCTGCCCAAGCGCTGGGGAGATGGGGATGGTGACGCCCTTTGCTGAGCTGGGTCATATGAGGCAAGGCCAGTTTCAGGGCAGGAGATGAACACACCCAATCTAAGCTGCCTTTGGGACATCTGAGCTGAAAGAGAGGTCCATCCCCACAAAAGGGATCTGGACCtgtcagcaaacatttgttgtgGCCACAACTCAGGAGAGCTTGGAAATAGGTAGAAGAGGCAAAGGGCTCAAAGAGAATGCTGGAGGACAGCAGCATTTGGGGGTCATCAGAGGATCCCCCAAAGAACCCTCCAGACAAGCCCAACCCCAGAGGAGGTAGGTGTCACAGTACCATGTTTCGCCTCCAGGGAACCAGTCTAAGGGTTTTGGAACCTACTTATCACCTCCCTGAAGCCCTGGATGTACTGGCACTCTCCCCATCCAAAGGGTCCACGTGTTCCTGAACAGTTGGGTCATCACTACTTGGGAAGAGACTCCAGCAAGcctcagggaaggagacagacagaggggaATGGATGTGAGAGGCTAGCTTGGATGGGGGCCTGGAAAAGGAGAGCCCAACTTCTGGCTCACTCAATTCTCCTCACCACTCACAGGATCTGGGCCTCGAGGGGACCCACCTCACCGACATCCTCTATAGGAATGTGGCCTTCCTCAATCTGGTGGACCCTATCTCCCATGACCTGCTCGTGAACCTGGCCCGTGACCTGCAGTGCCCCAAGACGGTGAGGCCAGTAGGCATGGACCTCAGGCTGGGCCGTGTGGCTGACAGGGGCCAGGaatgcccagggctgggggctaGGAGCCTCGGTCCTCAACTGGCTTGCTTTGAGGCCTTAACCAGGTCAATGTCCCTCTCTGGGACCTGATGGCAGTTTCAGTGTATTAGGCTGGCAAGCACCTGGAACACAGGTGAGCTATGCTTTCCTACACCTGAAAAGCTGTGTGTTGTGTAGGCCTGCTTCCTGAGTGGCAGCACTGTGTGCCAGGACCAGGGACCCAGGCAGGAAGTCTTACAGGGATGCTGTGGGACATAGAATGTTCTGACCAATCCACCGATGGAATCAAACTCCAAGCCTCTGCATTCCTGGGGCCAGAAGAGAGCCACCATAGGCTGGAACCCCTGTCCACATGTCCCCATCCTGTATGGATACACTTGGGGATGAATGCTCACTGCTTCCCATAGCAGTGTGAACCATAAGCAAATCCTTCCTCATGTTGAATTGGCGTCTGCCACCGGCAGCCTCCATCACCCCTCCTCCCATGCCACCACATCTGCTCCCAACCCCACTCTACATCCTGCCACAAGCACTGAAGGTCCTGCACTCCTGACACAGCCACCACCCCCCATCCCTTAGGCCCAGTGAATCCCTGTGCAAAACAGGAGTGCCCACTATGGGCCCTGCCAGCTCTGAACTCCTACATCTATATGCAGGCATCACCAAGGATTCTGAGGCTAGCCTAGGGCTATCATAGTGACTGCCAGGGCTTGCTGCCACTATGTGTACGCTCTGTTAACAGAGGGACAGGATAAAGAATGTGCTGGGTAGTGGAGCGTGCTCAGTGCCAGCTTTGTGGAAAGCAGAGCATCCCTGTTTTTCCACCCCAAGCTAGGTCTCTACGAGGGCCCACTCAGGACCAGAAGAGAGCCAGGTGGTGGTGATGTAACACATTGACCCTCCCAGCCCTGGCAGCCAGACCCAGGCCCCACGGGCACGGTCTAGTTTtggagagtgagaggaagaagagCATGCTGACCTGGCTTGTTCCTATTCCCTGGGGGTGGCGTCAGTGGAGCAGGGCTCCCTGGAGGGGTCTGGTCCTGCCTCCCCCTGTGGCGAGTCCCCCCGGAGCGCTGAGGGTGGGCAGGGAGCCGGCTGATAGCCCGAGACACTGGCCTTGGGCCTGAGGACAGGGAACAAGGCCCCATTGTCTAGGCATCCTCCCGCCGGGCACTGCGGGCCTCAGACCAGCCTGTCCAGCTCCCAATGGGCAGCCTCCcctggctctgtgccaggccacagccagggtggggggtgggagggggaggctaGTGGGCAGCTCAGTGATCCATGATGAATCATGTGCCGGAGCACACACTTGGATCCCAAAGGCCCAGAGGGGCATGGGAGGGGCTCAGCCTCATCCTGACAACACTGCCTCCTTACAGGACTATGAGCTCTGGAAGTCCTCGGACAAGATCTGCCGACAGCTCATCTACCACCTCACCCCTCACTCCAAGCGGCAGCGAGGATCCAGCCTGCTCCAGAGGAAGACCCAGAGCTGGTAAGGGGAACCCAGCCACAGCCCTGCCTCGTGGCCCCTTAGGGTCCCTTCCTAGGCTGACATGGAGAAGCAGCTCAGCAAGAGGCTGGTGCCTGAAACCCCACCATGTGACCCCCTCACCCTTGTCTGCATCACAGCTGTGGAATGCCCCCAAGCCAAACTGCACCCTCTGTGTGACCTGCCTCCTGCTTTTCGCTCACCTCTCAATCCCTGGCCTATCACAGGGCCTGGACCATACCCGGACCAAGATAACCCCAGCAGGCGTAGCAGGCGTCAGCTGAATCCTCACACAGGCTGTGAGGGAGGCAGATTCTGGGTcatgattcccattttatagggaaggaaactgaggttgggAGAGGCAAAATggcttgcctgaggccacactcTGCCCTCATGTTCCTACAGCTCTTTGAAAAGCCTTTGCCAGGCAGCCTGAAGCCGAGGCCTCCGCGGCGAGCCTAGTAGCCTGCTCTGCCATGGGGTCCCCTTCCCAGTCACTCCATCACCATTTTGTGGCCAGACTCAGCCTAGTTACCTGCTGCGGACATCCAGGTTGAGGGACCTAGAACCACAGCGCTGgtgctctcccctgcttgctccctgcCGCACCTCTGCCACCCTTCCCCTCCTTGAGCCTGGTGGTCCATGATGAGCCCGGGGCCCATGAGATTGTTTCCTGCCGTGGTGGTTAAGGGCCCTGAAGGTGGTCCCACTACCCATCTGCCTAGTGGTCCATGTTCAAATGACAGGAGAGACCTAGAGGGAGGTTCGAGGGGCGGTGGAGGACCCTCCTCAGTCTCTAAATTTCTTTTCTAGCTTAGAACACAGGGAACCCTTCACCGCCCTTCACCTtccacctgcccacccccacacctcccaACACCTCCCCTTTTTCTACCCTGGGCCTGTCCCCTCTCTAGCCCTCAAGACTGGGGGGACAGCCGGATACCCTATCACCCTCATAGGAATGTCTATCTTTACCCCTCTAAGGATTGACCTTAGAGCAGGCATGGGAAAAAAGGTGAGGGCATGAGTCAGAGCACCTTAATTTGAAGACCCAGTACCCTCTTAGTGGTGTGCGAGCATAAAAGAGTCCTATCACCTCTATGAGCATCATTTGCTCCTCTGCAGAATGGGATAATCATTCTTACTCAATTAGGTTGGCATAAAAATAAGTGAGACAATAGGTACAACAGGTGTGGTGATGCAGGCACACAGGAggtttttataataataatagctcatGGAACCTTAACATGtatatttattcctcacaacagcCAGGCCCTCTTGTCAccaaaggagaaactgaggctcagagaggttccaAGAATTGCCCATGGCCACCCACGTAGAAAGTAGCAGTTTGATCCCAGCTTGGCCTGATTGTAGGGCCCAGGCCCTGCCACCACTGAGGGCTGCCCCAATGGGTCATTGTCTACAGCCAGTAGGGACCTGCCTTGGCCATGGACCCTTGCTCAGTCCATCTTTGCCTGCAACCTTTCCACAGCCTCAAGAGCAGCCTCCAGGTGACTCAGCTGGCTGGGGAGACCGTGAACCTGTCGGGGATTCCACTGTCGGCGCGGGATGTGCAGCACATTGTGCGCTACCTGGGAAACCAGGGAGCCGGGCTCACGGTGCTGGACCTGAGCTTCACGGGGCTCAGCGATGAGCTTCTGCGCCTGCTGCTACCCAGCATCTGGACGCTGCCCCGCCTCACCCAGCTCCTGCTCAACGGCAACAGGCTGACGAGGGCCACTGCCCGTGAGCTCACTGAGGCCGTCAAGGACTCCACCAAGTTCCCTGCGCTGGCCTGGGTAGACCTGGGCAACAATGTGGACGTGGCCTCCTTGCCCCAGCCCCTGGTGGTCGGCCTACGCCGGCGGCTGAGCCAGCGCACCTCACTCCCCACCATCTATGAGGGCCTGGACCTCAAGCCTGAGGGTAGTGAAGCCAGGGCCACCTCTGCTGCCTCCACCTGGGGCTCTGCAGCTGCCGAGCCAGGGTCGGAGCCCCAGGCCTGCTGCACGAGGTGACCTGCCACCACCCTGGCTGCTGCTACCTGACTGCCAGTGGCACATGGGATGGGGGATGATGGAGGCCTTCTAGGTCCCCAGAAATCCAGTGTAAATACTCAGCCTGGGATTAAGGGGATGGAAGGAGAATGGGTTCACTAGAGGCTAGATGGTCAGCCCAGGATGGAGTCTCAGACTTCCCTCAGCAGGAGGGCCCAGAACCTGCTGTGCCGATCCCACAGTAAACAGAGATGCCCCCCTCTGCCTCAGCCTTTCTGCACCATGGACCTCAGGGCCACTGAGTGCCAGCTTGCTtctggggtggggaaaggggtggCCAAAGACTCAGGGACACTGCACACCTGAAAGGGAGGGACCAAGCTCTCACTGACTTACCCCAGTATTACTCCCTGGGAAGACACCAAGGTGTAGGGGTCAGGTCCATCTGTGAACTGGGGAGTTAGGGGAGGCCTCCAGGGACCTCGCCTTCACATCTGGGTGGGGCTTGGAGAGGAGCAGTTGGGAGGGCACAGAGGGGCAAAGCTCAGAATGGAGCCCCACAGCAATCTTGGGCCTGAGCCCAGGATGCTGACCTCTCCACCAGGGAGGGCCCCTTGGGCTGAGGACAAGACTGTGCTGACAGGAGGCAAGGTTCATCTCCCACAGATGGACAAGTGCTGCCCACCACCCCTAGGACCCACCCCCCCTAGGCTCCCTGTACTGAGTCAGTGGGGAACTCCATGGGGTTAGGAGATACCTTAGACCAGAGACAAAGGGCTTGTGTGttccctccaggccctggaggCCCGTGTGCACAGTCCTCCCCTCTGGGGGACTCCAAGAAAGCATGCAGAACGTGGGGGTGGGTACATCCAGCAGCAGGGGACTTGGGGTGGAGCATTCTGAGGGCTTCCCAGGGGTAGTCTGCTCCCAGAAAGGGGCTATCTTCCCTCCCCACAAGCACCATCAGGGCAGGCTCTGGATCAGAAGCCTAAAGCTATGGTCAGCCTCACAGCCTTGTGCGGAGAGCTGGAGTACAGCCCAACTAGGAGTTGGACAGGGCAAAGACAAGGAAGGAATTTGAACATGTTTGggggggaaaactgaggcccagagtggggaAGACAGCAGCCTAAGTCTCCCATGCAGAGCCAGGTCAGGTCTGGGGCAGTGGGGATCCTCACAGATGAGGAGAGACCTGGAGGCAGAGAAAAGCCCTCTGGGCCAAAGAGAAGGTAGGACTCTCCCGGGCCCACCAGCTAACCCTCCTCCACAGTGGGGCCCACAGGGTACCATGAGTCAGCACGGATTCCAGGCTGGCTAGATGCGCAACAGCCCCTTGAGTGAGAAAGGAGATGACCAAGAAGGGCGAGGACAGGGAGGTGCTGAGTTCCAGGaccaggaaggaggtggggaggaaaaggagcTCCCTCTCTACTGCTGCCTGCCCACCCCAAGGGCAGGCCCCTGCCAGTCTGGCTGCTTTTGGAGAAACCTTTATCCGGAGGTGGTGAGAAGGGTGTGGAGAACACCAGGTTcagcccagctctgctcctgACTTACTGTTGGGACCTGGCcagggcctcctctctccctgccttgaGTAAATAGGACTGCCTGTCCATAGTACCTTCCAGCTCTCAACCCTCCAGCCTGGGGTCCTGGCCCTGTCAGTCCTCCTTGTTTTAAAGACATGGGCTTGCCCATTGTGCTCTTACTCTGGAACAGGGGGCTCAGGCTCCCCAGAGCAAGGCAAAGTGGGGTGGGAGATGAAAGGGGCCAGCTTGGAGAAGGATAGGGAAGCCAGCCTTGCACTGGGCAGGCTTGTAAGTCCGTCACAGGCAGGCAGCAGTGTTCTCCTGTGACTCCTTGCTGGAGAAATGCCAagctctctggccctcctgcccccctcactccctgcccaCCACTGGCCCAAATCCAGCCCACAAACCTTGAACGTTGCCGCTGGGAGAGACTCCTACCGGGATGGTGTGAGGACCTGAGCCGGGTGTCACTAGGCGAGCTCTGAGAGAATTCAGGCAGCAGCAGCTGGTCTCAATCTCCCCGCCTCTCAGACGGAGGCATGCAATGCAATAGCTGAGCTAGAGCACAAAACAGCTCAAGAGAAGAGGGTTGGCTTTGTTGCCAGGCAGGTGTCCACAACCCCTTCACGTGCCCTCATGTCAGGGCCTCACGGCCACCATTGAGGCTACTCTACAGGCAGGTACACTCCAAGAGGAGGGGGCTTGTGTCTCTCAAAGCTTGGTGGGCAGAGAGGACGTGCCAGGTGGGCTCCAGCCCGAGTTCCAGACCCAAGAGGAAGCAGGTAGGCCTTGCCCAGCCCCAGTCTTGGAGGCAGACAGACTCAGCCTGGTTCTGGCTCTGTCACCCACTGGTGGTATCCTCTCAGGGTCCGTTCCTTCATCTTGGGAACCAGGTATATCAAGTCTCCCCTTGCCCTGTTGGAGAGAGCATGATATAAGGTTTGGAAAGTGCCTGCTACGTGGGGGGCACAGGGCAGGCACTCTTCAGCGTCAGTGGGGCCTCCACCCAGGGCTCTCAGAATGGAAATGGCAGGAGCCCAAACCTTTGGGACTAAAGCCAAAGCCATGCATTTATTTGGAGGGCACTTCTGTAGCCTTTCTGTTGGCAAAGTATTGTTCTGATGGCTTTATGTTTCGTTAATGCTCTTCATACTTATGAGTGAGTAAACTGATACAGGGACAGGTTAAGTGATCTGTCCAAAGTCAAAGAGCTAGAAACTGGAGGAGCCGGGATGTGAGGGGGAGGCCCACATTGTCTGTGATGCTACCCCCTGCCTGATGCTGCCTATCCCACAGCCAGCCTGGGGGCTGAGGATTCACTGGAACTCTTGAGCAAGCCTCTGCCAAAGACACCATTCGATACAGGAGACCATCACAGCGCTCTGATGGCAGACGTCCTGCTGCGGGAGGGACCCTCAGCCACATTGCCCCTAAAGCAGGACCAATCaggacctctctgggcctgttgcCTCGTATACAAAattgaggaggggggaggggaacagtGAGGATCTAGGCTTTGCCCTCTTCCAGGACTGAAAGGGACAAATGGGGAGTGGGTTCAGAAGTACTCATCAGACCAAGTGAAGCCCAGCCTCATATTCAGGGGTGCGGGATCCATGCCCACATCAGACAGTCTGGGACAACTCCAGCtgccttcacctctctgggcaTCAGCCTCCTCAAACCTAAACCTGCCTTGCTAGgatgttaagaaaatcaaaaggaaacatGTAGAAAAGATAcctgtgcagggcttgaactcaaaaactatgagatcatgacctgagctgaaatcaagagttggacgcttaactgactgagccaccaggcacaccttcaatttttttaaatgtttatttttgaaagagacagagtgcaagtggggaagggcagagagaaagggaaacacagaacctgaagcaggctccaagctctgagctgtcagcacagagcccgacatagggctcgaacacacggaccacgagatcaggacctgagctgaagttggacgtccaaccgactgagccacccaggcgccccttaatttttaaaaattgtatgatttttggagcacctgggtggctcagtcagttaagtgtccggctcttgatgtcggctcgggtcatgatctcattgtttgtgagttcaagccctgcatcgggcaaGGCACTAacagtgaggagcttgcttgggatt from Prionailurus viverrinus isolate Anna chromosome D3, UM_Priviv_1.0, whole genome shotgun sequence includes the following:
- the LRRC75B gene encoding leucine-rich repeat-containing protein 75B isoform X2, which codes for MGARLGRRTGPEAASEAGAAAGCGPAPYERRVRWLREIQSTLRERRPERARQLLRLLRQDYELWKSSDKICRQLIYHLTPHSKRQRGSSLLQRKTQSCLKSSLQVTQLAGETVNLSGIPLSARDVQHIVRYLGNQGAGLTVLDLSFTGLSDELLRLLLPSIWTLPRLTQLLLNGNRLTRATARELTEAVKDSTKFPALAWVDLGNNVDVASLPQPLVVGLRRRLSQRTSLPTIYEGLDLKPEGSEARATSAASTWGSAAAEPGSEPQACCTR
- the LRRC75B gene encoding leucine-rich repeat-containing protein 75B isoform X1, yielding MGARLGRRTGPEAASEAGAAAGCGPAPYERRVRWLREIQSTLRERRPERARQLLRLLRQDLGLEGTHLTDILYRNVAFLNLVDPISHDLLVNLARDLQCPKTDYELWKSSDKICRQLIYHLTPHSKRQRGSSLLQRKTQSCLKSSLQVTQLAGETVNLSGIPLSARDVQHIVRYLGNQGAGLTVLDLSFTGLSDELLRLLLPSIWTLPRLTQLLLNGNRLTRATARELTEAVKDSTKFPALAWVDLGNNVDVASLPQPLVVGLRRRLSQRTSLPTIYEGLDLKPEGSEARATSAASTWGSAAAEPGSEPQACCTR